The Streptomyces sp. NBC_00440 genome contains a region encoding:
- a CDS encoding DUF6332 family protein produces MDMGRQSRWEKDAMTVEIVFALVTAALLAATVFVVALVLVLVFGISGAARDGVLVAGALVGAAFGVWRLVRVLRRFDAHRREGR; encoded by the coding sequence ATGGATATGGGGCGTCAGTCGCGGTGGGAAAAGGACGCGATGACGGTAGAGATCGTTTTCGCCCTGGTGACGGCCGCCCTGCTGGCTGCAACCGTATTCGTCGTCGCGCTGGTTCTCGTGCTGGTCTTCGGCATCTCTGGTGCGGCGCGGGATGGCGTACTGGTGGCAGGTGCGCTGGTGGGAGCGGCATTCGGAGTATGGCGCCTGGTCCGGGTGCTGCGTCGGTTCGATGCCCATCGCCGCGAAGGACGCTGA
- a CDS encoding transposase: MGIVEPLVPDELWALFQRVVPKAPSRPQGGGRRRHGDREVLAAIVFVATSGCTWQQLPAASFATGQRRSVGRGRSPYGHDPKGSVNEPRRAIRSRQVTERKSSTEVGPEPEFGRHGDSCQDSIAVLLVRGAGHAPDEGRLV, encoded by the coding sequence GTGGGGATCGTTGAGCCGTTGGTGCCGGATGAGTTGTGGGCGTTGTTTCAGCGGGTAGTGCCCAAGGCGCCCTCGCGGCCTCAGGGCGGTGGGCGGCGTCGGCATGGTGATCGTGAGGTGCTGGCCGCGATCGTGTTCGTGGCCACGTCGGGCTGTACGTGGCAGCAGTTGCCCGCAGCTTCATTCGCAACGGGCCAACGCCGGTCGGTGGGGCGAGGTCGAAGTCCATACGGGCATGATCCAAAAGGATCTGTCAACGAGCCACGAAGGGCCATCCGGTCCCGACAGGTTACAGAGCGTAAGAGCTCCACAGAAGTTGGACCAGAACCTGAGTTTGGGAGGCACGGGGACTCCTGCCAGGACAGCATCGCGGTGCTCCTGGTGAGAGGTGCTGGTCATGCGCCAGATGAAGGTCGACTGGTGTGA
- a CDS encoding winged helix-turn-helix transcriptional regulator, which yields MSGFCPGDPFLADCPARLAVEVIADKWTVVVLYGLSKGPVRHGELIELIGGISRKMLTQTLRRLEAHGLIRRHAYTEAPPRVEYELTSLGATLIEPIHMLTEWARANGDAVLDALDADPGSVAHSD from the coding sequence ATGAGCGGTTTCTGTCCCGGCGATCCCTTTCTCGCCGACTGTCCGGCGCGGCTGGCGGTCGAGGTGATCGCCGACAAGTGGACGGTGGTCGTGCTCTACGGCCTCAGCAAGGGCCCGGTGCGCCACGGCGAGCTGATCGAGCTGATCGGCGGCATCTCCCGCAAAATGCTCACCCAGACGCTCCGACGGCTCGAAGCGCACGGACTCATCCGCCGCCACGCCTACACCGAGGCGCCGCCCCGCGTCGAGTACGAGCTCACCTCGCTCGGGGCCACGCTGATCGAGCCGATCCACATGCTGACCGAGTGGGCCAGGGCGAACGGCGACGCAGTGCTCGATGCGCTCGACGCCGACCCTGGGTCGGTCGCCCATAGTGACTGA
- a CDS encoding DUF7677 family protein, with the protein MEHLSVDVRASLRLFAFYLANGTLDLDLLEGFDYRSTVFHSGSSLEQVFAIYSNVLQIDTDGMVLNDGDAQYRVAQWVRVCCDPSYRVEPPFDAWETELHL; encoded by the coding sequence GTGGAACATCTTTCTGTCGACGTGCGCGCTTCGCTCCGGCTCTTCGCTTTCTACTTGGCGAACGGCACCCTCGACCTGGACCTGCTCGAAGGGTTTGACTATCGCTCGACCGTTTTTCACTCCGGCTCCTCGTTGGAACAGGTCTTCGCGATCTATAGCAATGTGCTGCAAATCGACACCGACGGCATGGTGCTGAACGACGGAGACGCGCAGTACCGGGTCGCGCAGTGGGTCCGAGTGTGCTGCGACCCGAGCTATCGGGTCGAGCCGCCCTTCGATGCCTGGGAGACGGAGCTCCATCTCTGA
- a CDS encoding GNAT family N-acetyltransferase, translating into MLDRGHQLGRRRRIPLPTRPRQRCRTGRGQAPRPSPPQHSRLITARFDDVLAGWVVLNHDPYRLVGHWGTVNHLQAHPEFRGRGVGSALMRELRKLARNDVGLEQLNLAARGEEGLEDFYSRLGRREVGRWPGALRLAPDDTLDEVLMLLDPL; encoded by the coding sequence CTGCTGGATCGCGGTCACCAACTCGGGCGGCGCCGCCGGATTCCCCTTCCCACCCGTCCAAGACAACGATGTCGCACCGGTCGCGGACAAGCTCCTCGGCCGTCTCCACCGCAACACAGCCGACTCATCACCGCCAGATTCGACGACGTTCTTGCCGGATGGGTTGTCCTCAACCACGATCCCTACCGGCTCGTCGGGCACTGGGGCACGGTCAACCACCTTCAGGCCCACCCCGAGTTCCGCGGGCGCGGTGTCGGCTCCGCCCTCATGCGTGAGCTGCGGAAGTTAGCCCGCAACGACGTGGGGCTCGAACAGCTCAATCTCGCTGCCCGGGGAGAAGAGGGTCTGGAGGACTTCTACAGCCGACTCGGACGGCGTGAGGTCGGTCGCTGGCCCGGGGCCCTCCGCCTCGCGCCCGACGACACCCTGGACGAGGTCCTGATGCTCCTCGATCCCCTCTGA
- a CDS encoding Lsr2 family DNA-binding protein, with the protein MTAIRTWAFAHGHQVAYAGVIRKAVMDAQDTATAPPWRR; encoded by the coding sequence CTGACCGCGATCCGGACGTGGGCCTTCGCCCATGGCCACCAGGTCGCTTACGCCGGAGTAATCCGCAAAGCCGTGATGGATGCGCAGGACACGGCCACCGCACCACCCTGGCGCAGGTGA